Part of the Sphingobium lignivorans genome is shown below.
GATGCGCTGGCCGTGGCCTTCTCCACGGCGTCATCTTCGGCGACCCTGCCGGTGGCGCTGCGCGTGGCGCGTGACAATCTGCGCATTGCCCCCGCCGTCGCATCGACGGTGCTGCCCATCGGCGCCAGCATCGGCAAGGACGGCACCGCCATGTATGTCGGGCTGCTGAGCATCTTCAGCCTTCAGGCGCTCGGCATCCAGCCGGACGCCGGCATGCTCGCGGTCATTCTGTTCACCGGCGCGCTGGCTGCCTTCGGCACGGCGCCCATCCCGTCCGCTTCGTTGTTCATGCTGGCAGCCGTTCTCTCGGCGGTCGGCGTCTCAACCGAACAGGCAGCCCTGATCGTCGGCTTCGTCCTGCCGTTCGATCGGCTGCTCGACATGACGCGCACGGTGCCCAGCGCCTGCGCCAATCTGGCCGTCACGACGGCCATTGCTCACTGGGAAGGCGACCTTGCCAGAAGCGACGGCTGACCAGCGCGCAGATGCTGGCGGTCGGGAGGAACTTCCAACCAAGAACCTAAAGGGGAAGCATAATGTACAGATTATTGATCTGCGCGTCGGCAAGCGCGCTCATGGCGACAATCCCGTTTCAGACGGCGGGCGCACAGGGCATCAATGCCGAAGACGGTGCCAGCGACGCAATCGTCATCACCGGCTCGCGTATCGCGCGCGACGGCTATAATGCGCCGACCCCGCTGACGGTGCTCAACGAGGCGGACGTTCAGGTCGCGGCGCCGGCCAACGTCGCCGACTTCGTCAACCAGATTCCCTCGCTGGTCGGCAGTGCCACGCCTGCCAACTCGAACCTCTCCATCAGCGCCGGCACGGCAGGCGTGAACGCGCTCAACCTGCGCGCGCTCGGTTCCAGTCGGACGCTCGTGCTGCTGGACGGCCAGCGCTCGGTCGGCGCCACGCTGGGCGGTATCGTCGATGTCAACAACATCCCCCAGGGCCTCGTGAAGAGCGTCGAAGTCGTCACTGGCGGTGCATCGGCGGCCTACGGGTCGGACGCTGTCTCCGGCGTGGTCAACTTCATCCTCGACAAGGAGTTCACGGGGATCAAGGGCGCCATCGAAGGCGGCGAAACCACCTATGGTGACGGGCAGAATTATCGCATCTCGCTTTCCGGTGGCATGAGCTTTGCCGGTGGCCGGGGGCACCTGCTGCTGAACGGCGAATATGCCAAGAAGGAAGGCATTCACGGCGTCCCGCGCGACTGGAACCAGCAGGGCTGGTACATGA
Proteins encoded:
- a CDS encoding TonB-dependent receptor plug domain-containing protein translates to MATIPFQTAGAQGINAEDGASDAIVITGSRIARDGYNAPTPLTVLNEADVQVAAPANVADFVNQIPSLVGSATPANSNLSISAGTAGVNALNLRALGSSRTLVLLDGQRSVGATLGGIVDVNNIPQGLVKSVEVVTGGASAAYGSDAVSGVVNFILDKEFTGIKGAIEGGETTYGDGQNYRISLSGGMSFAGGRGHLLLNGEYAKKEGIHGVPRDWNQQGWYMINNPAYAAGNGAPERLIVRNAGLSNAYPGGMITNTALRGTTFGVNGALGQFAYGETRDPWMIGGDWQAVQVNSNQSLDPEEERKGLFGPVEL